Part of the Puniceicoccus vermicola genome, CGAGATGTCATCTGCGGCGCGAACATCGCGGCCCAAGTAGGTCAGCATCTTTCGGGACTGACTATTCATTTCTGAATAGGAGATGACACTCTCCGAACCCTTACCGAGCAGTGAAATCGCTGCATAGGCCCCGATGAGTCCGAAGGTGAGGATCGCTACCGCAATGAGCAGCTCCACCAAGGTGAAACCTGAAGGAGATCTGTTGGCTTCAGAACGCACGGACAAAATAATCGTTCAGCCCATCTTTGGTATAGACGGTATCAAAATGGGCGGATTTATAGTTTGAGCTGTGTGGGTTGGGCCAATACGCCCAGCACCGAATGAATTTCTGTTCCGAATTCTGCTCCCATATTTGCAGAACCCCAATAAAGTCATCCATATGATCGGGGGCATAGCTGGGATCGGCAAAAAATAGTGACCACTGTGGCATAGACTCCAAGTCTCCCCAATTCTTCGTCCGGAGCTCCTCCATTTTGCTTTCGGCAAATTGAGTGGCGCGGAGGGTATCGCGACTGTTTTTAGCAAACCGAAGCCCCATAATATAGGCTCCGAAGCCTGAACCCAGAACCATCATGAGCAGGGTCATCCCAACGGCGACTTCGACTAAAGTGTAGCCCTTTTTGTTCGTAGCTGCCTGTGGGGTTCTCATTGCTAAGATCAAGGTAAAGAGGTACTTGCGAAATGTCATACCCAGAGAACCAATTCGAAGGGGATTTACGAAAATTTATCGGTTCTCGGACGCTATAGGAGCAATTCTGACATGACTTGGTCGGAAGGGGGAGCTGCAGAAGCCGACTGATGAGTCGGCAGAAATCGGATTCGTTCTTCTGACTAGATCTTCGCCATGACGACTCCATGCTGCGGTTTGCAGTAAGTTTCCTTCAAACAAAAGATGGAAACCAAGAGAGCGATGAGGCAAAGGATCGGAATGTAGGTCAGCGCGTAACGGAAATTTTCCGCGTCAAAGTTCGTCGAGCTCTTGTTTTGAAGAGTCAGTGTGACCAGAAATCCGAAAACGATGGGATTGACCGTATCGAAGAGCAGCATGAGTCCATTGTTTAGACCCATGGATGTTGCGCTCAGCCGTTCTGATACCTTCTCAACGATCATGGCAAAACCGACATTCTGGGCGCCTCCGGCAAAACCGATCATGAAGAAGATCGTTCCGAAGAGGAGAAAACCACCACTTTGGAAAAACTGTAGCGAAGCTGTGGCGAGCAAGGCGACAATGGCTAAACCTATGAGGACGATTTTACGCCGTTTTAAACAGTCGGAAATTAGGCCCGAAACGGGACATCCGATCGCATAGCCGATCCAGAGAACCGAAGCCGCATCCCCAGCGAGTTCATCACTCAATCCCTTGGCTTCGAGGACGTTTTCGCCCCACATCGCTCCCAAGGTGGCGATGGAGGTGTAAATCAAAGCGGAATAAAGAGCGACACACCATGCCTGGCGATTGCTCAGCAGCGTGAGCACCTGCTCCTTCAAAGGGGTTTTCGGCAAGAGAAATTGAATCTCATGGGGGTTGTCGGGTTTCTTTCCGCGGACAAAAAGGAGACTGAGTAGGGTCAAGCCAAAGCCCAACAGTCCGCTGACGGCGATGATGGTTCGCCAAGTCATATTCGCATCGTCCAGCAAAGCCACCAAAGGCCCTCCGGCGAAAATCGGCCCCAAGGTGCCAACAAACTGAGAGAGACCGGCGAAGAAGCCGAAATACTTCCGGGGAAACCATTCCCGAACAATCACCAGCAGGGTGATGAAAGCGAAGGAGGAGCCGAAGCCCATCAGCATTCTTGCACTGAGCCCCATCCAGAATCCTTGGGAAACTGCAAAGAGAATCGCGGAGCCCGCACAGATGGCAGTCGAAATGACCATCGTCAGCTTCACGCCGAGGCGATCGACAATAATCCCGACGGGGATCTGCATGAGCCCGTACGTCAAATAATAGCACGAGCCGAGGATTGAAAACGTCTCCGCATTGAGCCCCAGTGATTTCATCACCGGAGTTTCGACGCTCGACAGAACCGTCCTCAGAAAGAACTCATAAAGAAAGAAACCAGCCGCGATCGTCCAAATAAAAACTCCGACGAGGCGAATCCGATCCGAACCACCCGGGGCTCCGGTAGAAACTGCACCACTCACTGGAAAGGTCCTTAAGAGGAGGTTTTCTCGGAAATTTCCCCGAAGGTTCCCGAGGTCGTTTCGCCGGAAGAAGAGGTTGCGGCTTCGCCAGCGGAGATGGGCAGCTCGCCAACCCATTTCTGTAGACGATCGGCCACGTCATCGAGTTCTTTGAAGGTGGCGATGCGGAAGAGAAAGTCTCCTTCAAAGACCAGCGGCATATCGTTGGTCCCGACGATGACTCCATCGACTGGAGACTTCACCTTAACCTCCTGAAAGCTCCCAAGTGGCTCGGAGATGATAGCGAGAATATCACCCCTGTTCACGCGGTCTCCCAAGCGAACCTGTGGATGAGCGATCCCGCTCTTGGTCGCGTGGACCCAGTCACTCGCTTCCGAGAGGATGGGGGAGTGCGCCTCCTTGACTCGTCCTCTTTCCGGTTCCGGTAACATTTTGAGACGCCGTAGTAGTCCGAGAATGCCCCGCTTTCCGAGCCGGATCGCGTGAGGATTGAAACGCATCGCCTCACCAGCGCGGTACATGAGCATCGGAATGCCCGCTTCTTTGGCGCATGCCTGGAGGCTGCCTTCCTCTGGCTCAATGTCGACAGATACCGATACTGGAAAGCTCTGCGAGAGTTCGCGATTTGCCGGATTCGAAAAATCCGCATGAGTGTGGGGCAGGAAGTTGTGGTTTATATTCCCAGAGCTAAGCTCCAAACAAACGTCACAACTTTTAAAGAGGTTCTCGTAGAAAAGATTCGCCGTACGCTGCGTGTAATTACCGTCTGGAGACCCGGGGAAATTCCCTTCGAGAGTATGGCCGTCGGGCAGGGTGCTGCTGCGGTTCAGCATGCCAAATACATTGAGGACTGGAACAATAATAAGCGTACCGTGAAGCTTCTCGAGCAGGGGCATGCCGACCAGTTGCTTCAGGATTTCCATCCCGTTGAACTCGTCACCGCGCATGGTTGCAAAGGCGAGCACCGTTGGGCCCGCCTGCTTCCCATTGATCACCTTGACTGGCATGTAGAGAGGGGCATATCCGAGCATCTCCGGCAGAGGAAGTCCCAGCGATGCCGTCTCTCCCGGACTGATTGTCGCTTCAAAAAGTGAAAATTTGCTGTTCTTGCCTTCTTGGGTCTTGGCAATGAGGGAGTCCAGTTTGCTCATGAGTAGTCGTCTATTTAGATGTCATTGTCCTGTGAAGGGCAGCGGTTGGAAATGACCACGGGAACCGGTTGGGCTCCAAACAAATGGCCATTCCGGTACCACCCGGAGGACGTGACCCTAGGGCTCCTAAAGTGGACAATGCAAGGGGTAATCCCGAGAAACCGGAGAGCTCCCGATTTCAAAACCCTCAGAGGATCATGGACTTCCGGGTATTTTCCTGTGCCCTTTGGGGCAATTCGGGGCTCATGCGATTTCCTGGGAATTGTCGCTTAGGGAGCTTTACTCGGGCGCTCCCGCGGCGATAGTGGATTCAGGCTCGCTGAAAGAGAACGAGTGACCATTCGCCATCCCTACGAATGGTTGGGTTTAGTTTTTCGCCCCAAATTTTATTGGCTGCGGCCTGAAAAACTTCTGCAACCTTCTCCGCTTCATGAGCCAGGATGCCGCTCAAAGCCAACCATCCGGATTCGCGAACTCCGTTCACCAGCTCCTCGGCGTAGATGTTGAGGATGTTCGACTGAATATTGGCCAGCAGTAAGTCGCAGGTCCGATCTGTCATCCCTTCTTCGATACCGGCTTCGACAATCGAAAGACCTTTTTCCTCGGAGTTGGCTTCGGCGTTTTCCCGCGTGACCCGAACGGCTTCGGGGTCGTTGTCAAAGGCATGCACATCGGCAAAGCCCAGCTTCACGGCAGAGAGTGCGAGGATTCCACTTCCGCAACCGGCATCGATGACCGAACCGCCAGAACCCTTTTCCTTTTCGAATTCGACCAGAGCCTGCGCGCAGAGGCGGGTGGTTTCATGGCTTCCGGTTCCGAACGCGAGTCCGGAATCGAGATATACCACCGCGGAATCGTCTGGGGACTCAAAGGTTTCGCGTTCCCACTCGGGCACCCACTGCAATCGTCCGTAGGACCAAGGCCGGAGGTGGTGCTTGTAGGACTCCATCCAATCTTCATCGCGGACGGTCTCGCAAGTCGGGTCCTCTGGGAGGTCCGAAAATTCCTGTCTCAGTTCCGCCCATGCGTCACGCCCGATCTCCTCATCCTCGAAGTAACCATGGAGAGTCACCTCGTCTTCGGGGCGGGGGTGGACAATTGACCAGGGCGAGAGGGCCTCACAGAAGAAGTCTTCGAGAGGCTGAACCAGGTCGGGTAAGATGGATGCGCTGAGCTTAATCATGGATGATCGGAATCGATTTGAACTAAAAGGCTTCTTTGATTTTTCGGATTAGCTCCGTAGTGCTAAAGCCCTCCAGAAAGGGTAGGAAGTGAATGGACGTGCCGTTCTCCTCGAGAGCTTCGCGCTCCTCGGGGTTCAGGCTTTCCAAGGTGTAATCGCCAGCCTTCGCGTAGACTTCCGGCCGGAGGAGGCGGATCTCATCGGTGAGACGGGGATTGGGAAAGACAAAGACCTCCGACACGGATCGCAGGGATTTGAGGGCGTAGGTACGCTCTCGTTCCCCGAGAACCGGGCGGGAAGGACCTTTGAGGGAGCGAACGCTTTCGTCCCCGTTGATCCCGATCCACAGTTCGTCGCCCAACTCTGCGGCTTCAGCGAGATAGGAAATGTGGCCGGGATGGAGGAGATCGAAGCAGCCGTTCGTGAGGACCAGTGCCTTCCCCTCCGCGCGCAAGGTTTCCCTTCGCTCGAGAAGATCGCGCGCAGAGACCGGATCGGGGAGGGCGCTGCTCACGGTACTCCTACTTAAAGATGCCCTTGAAGAAGCCGCCTCCGGAAGAGGAATCGGTTTCGTCGCCACAGGCCTTGGCAAAAGCTTCGAGAGCGGTCCGCTCCTCGCTGTTCAGCTTTTTCGGAACATCGATGGCGACCTTGACCATTTGGTCTCCGGTCCCGGAACCTCGCAGGTGTGGCATGCCCTTTCCCTTGAGGCGGAAGGTGGTGCCACTCTGGGTGCCCGGTGGAACCTTGATCGATCCTTTCCCCGTGAGTGTAGGAACTTCGAGAGTGCCCCCCAGTGCCGCCAGAGTGAAGGGGATCTTCAGGTCTAAATACAGGTTGTCGTTCCGGCGTTCAAAGAGCTTGTGCTCCTTGACGTGGACGACGATGTAAAGGTCTCCCGAATGCCCACCGCGGATACCTGCTTCGCCTTTTCCGCCGGAGCGTAGGCGCGAACCCGTATCGACACCGGCTGGAATCTTGATCTTCAGGTTGCTGGTTTCCGTGACTCGTCCATCGCCACTGCACTTGGTGCAAGGGTTCTCGATCACCTGACCGGCACCCCCGCAGGTCGGGCAAACCTGGCGGAAACTGATGAAACCGCGCGAGGAGCTGACTTGACCGGCACCGCCACAAGTCGGGCAGGTTTTGCGACCCGATCCCGGCTCGGCGCCTTCGCCCTTACAATTGGAGCAGGTGACCGGACGCCGATAACGGATTTCCTTTTCCACGCCCGAGGCTGCTTCTTCGAGTGAGATCTCGAGGTCGAAGCGAAGATCCGCTCCGTCTTGGCCAGCATCGGCTCCTCCGCCTCCGCCACCACCTCCGAAAAACTCTTCGAAGATGCCGCCACCGCCGCCGCCCGCACGGGCGCCGCCACCGCTGAATACTTCGCGGAAGATGTCGAAGGGATCGTGGAACCCGCCGGCACCTCCGGCAGACCGGCCTGCGCCGCCCATGCCGCCCTGCGTAAAGGCTGCGTGACCGTAACGATCATAAGCGGCCTTCTTTTCCGGGTCCTTCAAAACCTCATAGGCTTCGGAAATTTCCTTAAACTTTGCTTCGGCGTCCGCGTCGCCCGGATTCTTGTCCGGGTGCCACTTGACCGCCATCTTGCGGTAAGCCTTTTTGAGTTCGTCAGCCGATGCGTTCTTATCGACCCCGAGCAATTCGTAATAGTCTTCTTTCGCCATGGATGATTCCGCTTAGGATTCTTCTTTTTCCTCGGATGGGGGGCCGCTGGAGACTACGACCGAAGCCGCACGCAATAGACGCTTCTTGAGGCGATAACCCAAGCGAACGGTCTGGATCACTTCACCTTCCGGCACCTCTTCGTGTGCTTGGTGAGACATGCAGTCGTGCAGATTGGGATCAAAAGTCTTGCCCGTGGGCTCTTCTTCCTGAAGCCCGTAGGACTCGAGAGTCTTCTTGAGCTGGTCGGCTACCATGCGGAAACCATAGGCTACGTCTTTCGCCTCCGGATGGTTGTCCGCTGCCTGAAGTCCGAGACGCAAGTTGTCCATGGCGGGGAGAAGATCCTCCACAACCGAAGCGATGGCGACATCGCGCAACTCCTCGCGCTCTTTGGCGGCCCGGCGCCGAAAGTTCTCCAAATCCGCCACGGTGCGCAAGTAGCGTTCTTGGTTGGCCTTGGCGGTTTCTTCGGCTTCGTTCAGCTTCTTGAGAAGCTCACCGGTCTCCGACTGCTCCTCCGTTTCCTCGGGCTGGCTTTCTGCAGCTTCGGTAGAGGTTTCTTCCTCAACCACTTCCGGCTCCTCCGCGGTCTCTGCGGACTTGTCTTCGAATTCTTCCTGTTTGTTGGTCGTCATATGTGAAAGGTACAAAATTGTGTAAACCGACCAATTTGGACAAGGTTGCCCCGGACTTCAACCCTGCAAGCGGGAAGAATTCGAGGAAACCCTGTCGAAGTGAGCAAAAAGAGGGGTTGGCGGGGAGATCGGACGCCCATTCCCAGCTCGGCTAGCGGTGAGAGGTCTCCATCAACACTCGGGTTTCGCTCCGGTCCCGGCCAGGTGGCAGTCCGAACGCTCGCCGATATTCGCGGGTGAATTGGGAGACGCTTTCGTAGCCGACATCAAAAGCAGCGCTGCTGGCGAGGGCTCCTTCGGCGGTGATTAGCCTCCGCGCCTCAATCAAACGAAGCTGTTTCTGAAATTGGAGAGGAGAGAGGGAGGTCACACTGCGAAAGTGCTGGTGAAATGAAGAAGGACTCATCCCGGCGATAGCAGCAAGGTCGGTTACGGGGAGGACCTTCTTATAGTTGGCCCGGATCACTCGAATCGCGCGGGAAACCCGTTGGGCGTGACCGTCTGGCCAGCCCAGTCGCCGAATTGCCGCTCCATGTCGGCCGGCCAGTAGCCAGTAGTGCAGCTCCCGAATGATCGGTCCGTGTAGAATTGGGATCGCCTGCGGTTGGTCGAGCAATCGCATGAGGCGCACGGCGACCTCCGCTACCTGCGAGTCGGTTCTCTCGACGTGCAGCCCGTTGGAATCGCTGGCGGTGGATTCCTCCATCTGAACCGTCAATTCGGCGAGTAGGGGGAGGTCGAGGTGAATGACGATTGCCGTGTAAGGGACTCCGGTCACCTGGCTGACCGCGGGGACATCCATGGAGACGAGTAGGGATTGGCCGGACGAAAACTCATAAGTTTTGTCGCCCCAAGTCACTTTCTTGCTTCCTTGTAGAACCAGACAGATCAAAGGTTCGTAGATGATGTGGTTCAGGACGCCCGTGCGTTCCGAGCGAAAGGTCGAAAGCCCGGGAACCGGAGTCATGGCTTCTCCATCGATCCCACCCTGGTCTTCCAGGTAGCGACTCACGAGCCCCAATAAAATATCGTCCATAGGGGAAAACTCTACCGCCTTTGCATCCCTCCGCAACTCGTCTGGAGTTTTAGGCAAGCGAACGCGAGGTCTGGGTAAAGACAGGAATCTCCCATTCGGCTACAATCCTACCCTCACTCAAAACAACAAGAAATCACAGCAAGGAGAAACCGAATGTCTACAATATCACTCATTACAGGCGGCAGCCGAGGACTGGGCCGAAACGCAGCGATCCACATCGCACGCAACGGCGGAGATGTCGTAATTACCTACCGCAGCAAGACGGAGGAGGCCGAGGCCGTCGTCGCGGAGATTCAGGCAATGGGACAAAAAACAGTCGCACTCCAGTTGGATGCGGGAAAGACCGAAACCTTCGCTGCATTTAGGGAGCAATTGAAGACCGCTCTGCAAGAGACCTGGAACCGCGATTCCTTCGATCATCTGGTCAATAACGCAGGTCACGGGATGACCGCTCCATTCGCGCAGACGACGGAGGAGCAGTTCGACACGCTTATGAATGTTCATTTCAAAGGAGTCTATTTTCTGACGCAGAGTCTTCTCCCTATCCTCGTCGATGGAGGGCGTATCCTCAATGTCTCCTCGGGGCTGACTCGCTTCTCATTTCCCGGCTACTCAGCCTACGCCGCAATGAAAGGAGCCGTTGAAGTGCTTACCCGCTACCTGGCCAAGGAGCTAGGGAGTCGCGGAATCACCGTCAACACGGTAGCCCCCGGGGCGATCGAGACGGATTTCAATGGAGGAGCGGTGCGCGATACGGACGACCTGAATCAGAAGATCGCTGAAATCACGGCCCTGGGACGAGTCGGCGTGCCCGACGATATCGGTCCGATGATCGCCAGCCTCTTGACTCCGGACAATCGATGGGTCAACGCCCAACGAATCGAAGTCTCCGGCGGACAAGCGATCTAGGAAGAGTTTCCGCCGAGACGGTCCTCAATGGCTTCTTCGAGGATTTGAACCGTCCGCTCGACGGAGCCGCAATTCTCCCGGTGCCAGGCCTGT contains:
- a CDS encoding type IV pilus modification PilV family protein, with the translated sequence MTFRKYLFTLILAMRTPQAATNKKGYTLVEVAVGMTLLMMVLGSGFGAYIMGLRFAKNSRDTLRATQFAESKMEELRTKNWGDLESMPQWSLFFADPSYAPDHMDDFIGVLQIWEQNSEQKFIRCWAYWPNPHSSNYKSAHFDTVYTKDGLNDYFVRAF
- a CDS encoding MFS transporter, encoding MSGAVSTGAPGGSDRIRLVGVFIWTIAAGFFLYEFFLRTVLSSVETPVMKSLGLNAETFSILGSCYYLTYGLMQIPVGIIVDRLGVKLTMVISTAICAGSAILFAVSQGFWMGLSARMLMGFGSSFAFITLLVIVREWFPRKYFGFFAGLSQFVGTLGPIFAGGPLVALLDDANMTWRTIIAVSGLLGFGLTLLSLLFVRGKKPDNPHEIQFLLPKTPLKEQVLTLLSNRQAWCVALYSALIYTSIATLGAMWGENVLEAKGLSDELAGDAASVLWIGYAIGCPVSGLISDCLKRRKIVLIGLAIVALLATASLQFFQSGGFLLFGTIFFMIGFAGGAQNVGFAMIVEKVSERLSATSMGLNNGLMLLFDTVNPIVFGFLVTLTLQNKSSTNFDAENFRYALTYIPILCLIALLVSIFCLKETYCKPQHGVVMAKI
- a CDS encoding succinylglutamate desuccinylase/aspartoacylase family protein, which translates into the protein MSKLDSLIAKTQEGKNSKFSLFEATISPGETASLGLPLPEMLGYAPLYMPVKVINGKQAGPTVLAFATMRGDEFNGMEILKQLVGMPLLEKLHGTLIIVPVLNVFGMLNRSSTLPDGHTLEGNFPGSPDGNYTQRTANLFYENLFKSCDVCLELSSGNINHNFLPHTHADFSNPANRELSQSFPVSVSVDIEPEEGSLQACAKEAGIPMLMYRAGEAMRFNPHAIRLGKRGILGLLRRLKMLPEPERGRVKEAHSPILSEASDWVHATKSGIAHPQVRLGDRVNRGDILAIISEPLGSFQEVKVKSPVDGVIVGTNDMPLVFEGDFLFRIATFKELDDVADRLQKWVGELPISAGEAATSSSGETTSGTFGEISEKTSS
- a CDS encoding 50S ribosomal protein L11 methyltransferase, whose protein sequence is MIKLSASILPDLVQPLEDFFCEALSPWSIVHPRPEDEVTLHGYFEDEEIGRDAWAELRQEFSDLPEDPTCETVRDEDWMESYKHHLRPWSYGRLQWVPEWERETFESPDDSAVVYLDSGLAFGTGSHETTRLCAQALVEFEKEKGSGGSVIDAGCGSGILALSAVKLGFADVHAFDNDPEAVRVTRENAEANSEEKGLSIVEAGIEEGMTDRTCDLLLANIQSNILNIYAEELVNGVRESGWLALSGILAHEAEKVAEVFQAAANKIWGEKLNPTIRRDGEWSLVLFQRA
- a CDS encoding adenylyltransferase/cytidyltransferase family protein → MSSALPDPVSARDLLERRETLRAEGKALVLTNGCFDLLHPGHISYLAEAAELGDELWIGINGDESVRSLKGPSRPVLGERERTYALKSLRSVSEVFVFPNPRLTDEIRLLRPEVYAKAGDYTLESLNPEEREALEENGTSIHFLPFLEGFSTTELIRKIKEAF
- the dnaJ gene encoding molecular chaperone DnaJ; amino-acid sequence: MAKEDYYELLGVDKNASADELKKAYRKMAVKWHPDKNPGDADAEAKFKEISEAYEVLKDPEKKAAYDRYGHAAFTQGGMGGAGRSAGGAGGFHDPFDIFREVFSGGGARAGGGGGGIFEEFFGGGGGGGGADAGQDGADLRFDLEISLEEAASGVEKEIRYRRPVTCSNCKGEGAEPGSGRKTCPTCGGAGQVSSSRGFISFRQVCPTCGGAGQVIENPCTKCSGDGRVTETSNLKIKIPAGVDTGSRLRSGGKGEAGIRGGHSGDLYIVVHVKEHKLFERRNDNLYLDLKIPFTLAALGGTLEVPTLTGKGSIKVPPGTQSGTTFRLKGKGMPHLRGSGTGDQMVKVAIDVPKKLNSEERTALEAFAKACGDETDSSSGGGFFKGIFK
- a CDS encoding nucleotide exchange factor GrpE, with the protein product MTTNKQEEFEDKSAETAEEPEVVEEETSTEAAESQPEETEEQSETGELLKKLNEAEETAKANQERYLRTVADLENFRRRAAKEREELRDVAIASVVEDLLPAMDNLRLGLQAADNHPEAKDVAYGFRMVADQLKKTLESYGLQEEEPTGKTFDPNLHDCMSHQAHEEVPEGEVIQTVRLGYRLKKRLLRAASVVVSSGPPSEEKEES
- a CDS encoding AraC family transcriptional regulator, which gives rise to MDDILLGLVSRYLEDQGGIDGEAMTPVPGLSTFRSERTGVLNHIIYEPLICLVLQGSKKVTWGDKTYEFSSGQSLLVSMDVPAVSQVTGVPYTAIVIHLDLPLLAELTVQMEESTASDSNGLHVERTDSQVAEVAVRLMRLLDQPQAIPILHGPIIRELHYWLLAGRHGAAIRRLGWPDGHAQRVSRAIRVIRANYKKVLPVTDLAAIAGMSPSSFHQHFRSVTSLSPLQFQKQLRLIEARRLITAEGALASSAAFDVGYESVSQFTREYRRAFGLPPGRDRSETRVLMETSHR
- a CDS encoding SDR family NAD(P)-dependent oxidoreductase produces the protein MSTISLITGGSRGLGRNAAIHIARNGGDVVITYRSKTEEAEAVVAEIQAMGQKTVALQLDAGKTETFAAFREQLKTALQETWNRDSFDHLVNNAGHGMTAPFAQTTEEQFDTLMNVHFKGVYFLTQSLLPILVDGGRILNVSSGLTRFSFPGYSAYAAMKGAVEVLTRYLAKELGSRGITVNTVAPGAIETDFNGGAVRDTDDLNQKIAEITALGRVGVPDDIGPMIASLLTPDNRWVNAQRIEVSGGQAI